A window from gamma proteobacterium SS-5 encodes these proteins:
- a CDS encoding ATP-binding protein → MKRKKLPTGIYTFAKIRGEDYYYVDKTPFALQLIEEGSYYFLSRPRRFGKSLFLDTLAELFQANEPLFRGLYAHEHWDWGIKYPVIRLSFGGGLMRDRAQLEAKFRELLDINQAKLGITCRQPTAPGCFAELIQSAEQKYGQRVVILVDEYDKPIVDNLTQPELAREMRDGLRNLYSVIKDNDAQIKFAFITGVSKFSKVSIFSGLNNLEDITLNVGYSAICGYTEDDLDEVFAPELEGLDRQQIRDWYNGYNWTGEAVYNPYDLLLLFDSHLFRCYWFETGTPTFLIDVMTGRGVFSPNLESLSGDEDLLGSFDIDHISTEALLWQTGYLTIQGQRHTGARIDYQLGYPNLEVRSALNNSLTKALMGDPSQASRGMSRLYDSLMSGDFERLHQHFHSLYASIPHDWYRNNPITQYEGYWASVFYSHFAALGLDIRLEDATNQGRLDMAVLFNQQVYLFEFKVVELVPEGKALGQLKIKNYAEKYQALNQPIHLIGIEFSKEQRNLIAFEVETLGQGRADGPYAWGGPLPESE, encoded by the coding sequence ATGAAACGCAAAAAACTCCCTACCGGCATCTACACCTTCGCCAAGATCCGTGGCGAGGACTATTACTATGTGGACAAAACCCCCTTTGCCCTGCAGTTGATCGAAGAGGGCAGCTATTACTTCCTATCCCGCCCACGCCGCTTTGGCAAATCCCTTTTTCTCGATACCCTGGCCGAGCTGTTTCAGGCCAATGAGCCGCTGTTTCGCGGTCTCTATGCCCATGAGCACTGGGATTGGGGCATCAAGTATCCCGTTATTCGCCTGAGCTTTGGCGGTGGCCTGATGCGCGATCGGGCGCAGCTAGAGGCCAAGTTCCGCGAATTGCTCGATATCAACCAGGCCAAGCTGGGCATCACCTGCCGCCAACCCACCGCTCCGGGCTGTTTTGCCGAGCTGATCCAGAGCGCCGAGCAAAAATACGGCCAGCGCGTGGTCATTCTGGTGGACGAATACGACAAGCCCATCGTCGATAACCTGACCCAACCCGAGCTGGCCCGCGAGATGCGCGATGGTCTGCGTAACCTCTATTCAGTGATCAAGGACAACGACGCCCAGATCAAATTCGCCTTCATCACCGGCGTGTCCAAGTTCAGCAAGGTGAGCATCTTCTCCGGCCTGAACAATCTGGAAGACATCACCCTGAATGTCGGCTATTCGGCGATCTGCGGTTATACGGAAGATGACCTGGATGAGGTATTCGCCCCCGAGCTGGAAGGCCTGGATCGGCAGCAAATTCGCGATTGGTACAATGGCTACAACTGGACCGGCGAGGCGGTGTATAACCCCTACGACCTGCTGCTGTTGTTCGATAGCCACCTTTTCCGTTGCTACTGGTTTGAAACCGGCACGCCGACCTTTTTGATCGATGTGATGACTGGCCGGGGTGTCTTCAGCCCAAATCTGGAGTCCCTGAGCGGTGACGAGGATCTGCTGGGTTCGTTCGATATCGATCACATCAGCACCGAGGCCCTGCTCTGGCAGACCGGCTACCTGACCATCCAGGGTCAGCGCCATACGGGTGCCCGTATCGACTACCAGCTCGGCTACCCCAATCTGGAGGTGCGCAGCGCCCTGAACAACTCCCTGACCAAGGCGCTGATGGGTGATCCCAGCCAGGCCAGCCGGGGCATGAGCCGCCTCTACGACAGCCTGATGAGCGGCGACTTCGAGCGACTACACCAGCACTTCCACAGCCTCTACGCCAGCATCCCCCACGACTGGTACCGCAACAACCCCATCACCCAATACGAAGGCTACTGGGCCAGCGTCTTCTACAGCCACTTCGCCGCCCTGGGGCTGGATATTCGCCTGGAGGATGCCACCAACCAAGGCCGGCTGGATATGGCCGTTTTGTTCAATCAACAGGTTTATCTGTTCGAGTTCAAAGTGGTCGAGCTGGTGCCGGAGGGCAAGGCGCTGGGGCAGCTGAAGATCAAGAACTATGCCGAGAAGTACCAAGCCCTCAATCAGCCGATTCACCTTATCGGCATCGAGTTCAGCAAGGAGCAGCGTAATCTGATTGCCTTTGAGGTGGAAACCCTGGGCCAAGGAAGGGCAGATGGCCCATACGCATGGGGCGGCCCGCTGCCGGAATCGGAGTAG